In the Candidatus Mycosynbacter amalyticus genome, one interval contains:
- a CDS encoding TraM recognition domain-containing protein, whose protein sequence is MLGAIIGVFAILVIAGVVVVVCYTIYQGMMREAKNYERGLKMVPMLIHLPPTSEDLERGGRDEREVTDELLSQAQVMYNIIASTAQRGFKHRMYGQRHVSFEIVAKEGLIYYYAVVPIVLVDVVRQAVIAAYPSARLEEVEEHNIFTKDTHASSVIGGEFSLKKEYVYPIATYQETKRDASRAILNALSTIGREDGVGIQILMRPASEGWTKNSQRTVERVKKDRAAGKHGGFGGGAAVKDIAGALWKPPSADDHSDEKNIDRQLTTSEQQGIEAIEEKMRYPGYEMLIRVVVSSSTATRSQTLLKNIVAAYSLFDSPTNNGFVFTPTRNVDELVTSYIFRFFPQSLRRNILNTVELATLFHLPDQKNIPTAQVKRQLSKQVDGPTEIMEEGFLIGYNEFRGVKKPIRLSTNDRRRHLYMIGQTGTGKSKFLENLAYQDMMDGKGFAFIDPHGDSAEILMGAVPKERVEDVIYFNPADMDNPIGLNMFEFNTPDQKDFLVQEAINMLYGLYDPGHTGIVGPRLEHIFRNAALLLMSDPEGGTFIDIPKLLVDAEFMKSKLKYVTDPTVLEFWTKEWPSSQKSSEAGELVSWVASKFGPFISNDAMRNIIGQTKSGFNLRDIMDNKKILIVNLSKGKMGELNSKLLGIIFVMKFQAAAMARADIPEDQREDFSLYVDEFQNFMTESFESILSEARKYHLSLIMANQFMTQLTDKIREAIIGNVGTVVSGRIGVTDAELLVKKFEPVFTIDDLTKMPNFQGIASVMINNTPSAPFSMSFTPPLAKSNDKLADAMKKLSATKHGRPRAEVEAAISKRITTQPKPAMGVAPGTGNRIGAPGGAKPGGGSFLDEWLAKRQQAGAGRPGVIRQPGQVPPAGVPVQPSPLQTQPMQSAVIQAPPQPAVQPTAAYPPLQPFVQSGQPGQFLSQTQSIPTSVPPAGYPPVQSVQNPFATSSATALPQQPAAQTASPQALQPRQGGDGEVSVKIR, encoded by the coding sequence ATGTTAGGGGCAATCATCGGGGTATTTGCTATACTCGTGATCGCCGGTGTAGTAGTCGTTGTCTGCTACACGATTTATCAGGGGATGATGCGCGAAGCCAAAAACTACGAGCGTGGACTCAAGATGGTTCCAATGTTGATACACCTACCGCCGACTAGTGAGGATTTGGAACGCGGTGGCCGCGATGAGCGTGAAGTAACAGATGAACTTTTGTCTCAGGCTCAGGTAATGTATAACATCATTGCGAGTACGGCTCAGCGTGGCTTTAAGCATCGCATGTACGGGCAGCGCCATGTCTCGTTCGAAATTGTTGCCAAAGAAGGCCTTATCTATTATTACGCGGTAGTTCCGATTGTATTGGTAGATGTGGTGCGGCAGGCGGTTATCGCAGCATATCCCTCGGCTCGTCTCGAGGAGGTTGAAGAGCACAATATATTTACGAAGGATACGCACGCCAGCTCAGTGATTGGTGGCGAGTTCTCCCTGAAGAAAGAGTATGTCTATCCGATAGCTACTTACCAGGAGACGAAGCGAGATGCCTCGCGCGCCATCTTAAACGCACTGTCGACAATTGGGCGCGAAGATGGTGTAGGGATTCAGATACTGATGCGGCCTGCCAGTGAGGGTTGGACTAAGAACTCTCAGCGCACGGTTGAGCGCGTCAAGAAGGATCGTGCGGCTGGTAAGCACGGAGGTTTTGGTGGCGGAGCAGCTGTGAAAGATATTGCCGGTGCGCTATGGAAGCCGCCATCCGCCGATGACCATAGTGATGAGAAAAATATCGATCGCCAGCTCACAACAAGCGAGCAGCAGGGCATTGAGGCAATAGAGGAGAAGATGCGGTATCCAGGTTACGAGATGCTGATTAGGGTTGTTGTATCTTCATCTACGGCTACTCGATCTCAGACGCTACTAAAGAATATTGTAGCTGCTTATTCACTGTTTGATTCACCGACCAACAATGGTTTTGTGTTTACGCCAACTCGTAATGTCGATGAGCTTGTGACCTCATATATATTTCGGTTTTTTCCGCAAAGTCTCCGTCGTAATATTCTCAACACTGTAGAACTCGCAACACTTTTCCATCTGCCGGATCAAAAGAATATTCCTACGGCGCAGGTGAAGCGTCAGCTGAGCAAGCAAGTCGATGGTCCGACGGAGATTATGGAAGAAGGCTTCTTGATTGGCTACAACGAATTTCGCGGTGTGAAAAAGCCTATTCGCTTGAGTACTAATGACCGCCGCCGCCACTTGTATATGATTGGCCAGACGGGTACTGGTAAGTCGAAGTTCCTTGAGAACCTTGCCTATCAGGACATGATGGACGGCAAAGGCTTTGCGTTTATCGATCCGCACGGAGATTCGGCGGAGATTTTGATGGGTGCGGTACCAAAAGAGCGTGTCGAAGACGTTATCTATTTTAATCCGGCTGATATGGATAACCCGATTGGCCTGAATATGTTTGAGTTCAATACGCCGGATCAGAAGGACTTCTTGGTACAGGAAGCGATTAACATGCTCTATGGACTGTACGATCCGGGGCATACAGGTATTGTGGGGCCGCGTCTCGAGCATATTTTCCGTAATGCCGCGCTGCTGCTGATGAGTGACCCGGAGGGCGGGACGTTTATTGACATACCGAAACTACTCGTCGATGCCGAGTTTATGAAGAGTAAGCTCAAGTACGTTACTGATCCGACAGTGCTAGAATTTTGGACCAAAGAATGGCCGTCGTCGCAAAAATCAAGTGAGGCGGGCGAGCTAGTGAGTTGGGTGGCTTCAAAGTTCGGTCCGTTTATCAGCAACGATGCGATGCGTAATATCATCGGTCAGACTAAATCTGGCTTCAATCTGCGCGATATTATGGACAACAAGAAGATCCTCATCGTCAACTTGTCAAAGGGTAAGATGGGTGAGCTCAACTCAAAGCTACTCGGTATTATCTTCGTGATGAAGTTTCAGGCAGCAGCCATGGCGCGTGCAGATATACCCGAAGATCAACGTGAAGACTTCAGTCTGTATGTGGACGAGTTCCAGAACTTCATGACCGAGAGTTTCGAGTCGATTTTGTCTGAGGCTAGGAAGTATCACCTTAGTTTGATCATGGCTAATCAGTTCATGACACAGCTTACTGATAAAATTCGTGAAGCGATCATCGGTAACGTTGGTACGGTGGTGTCGGGACGTATAGGTGTGACCGATGCAGAGCTGCTGGTGAAGAAGTTTGAGCCTGTGTTCACGATTGATGATCTGACAAAAATGCCGAACTTTCAGGGTATTGCAAGTGTGATGATCAATAATACGCCATCGGCGCCGTTTAGCATGTCGTTTACACCGCCACTCGCCAAGTCAAATGATAAGCTGGCTGACGCAATGAAGAAGCTGTCGGCTACAAAACACGGACGCCCTCGAGCAGAAGTGGAGGCGGCTATTTCAAAACGTATCACAACACAGCCAAAACCTGCCATGGGCGTTGCACCAGGTACCGGCAATAGGATAGGAGCTCCCGGTGGCGCTAAGCCGGGCGGAGGTTCGTTCCTTGATGAGTGGCTTGCGAAGCGGCAACAAGCGGGGGCAGGCCGTCCTGGGGTAATTCGGCAACCGGGCCAAGTCCCTCCAGCGGGTGTACCAGTGCAGCCGTCACCGCTCCAGACTCAGCCAATGCAGTCTGCTGTGATACAAGCACCACCGCAGCCCGCCGTGCAGCCTACTGCGGCATATCCTCCTTTGCAGCCATTTGTTCAGTCGGGGCAGCCTGGCCAGTTCTTGTCGCAAACTCAGTCCATCCCGACGTCGGTGCCACCTGCCGGTTACCCGCCGGTCCAGAGTGTTCAGAATCCATTCGCTACGTCCTCTGCCACTGCACTACCTCAACAGCCAGCAGCCCAGACGGCATCACCACAGGCACTGCAGCCTCGCCAGGGAGGCGATGGTGAGGTCTCGGTCAAAATTCGCTAG
- the gyrB gene encoding DNA topoisomerase (ATP-hydrolyzing) subunit B yields MAKQKADGSYDGSQIQVLEGLEPVRKRPGMYIGSTGYDGVHHLIKEIADNSIDEAIAGFASRVDVRILEDGGITITDDGRGIPVDKHAKTGLSTLETVLTVLHAGGKFGGGGYKVSSGLHGVGSSVVNALSTKLVAEVVQNGQLYQIEFAQGATVQPLKKMGKTDRPTGTTVTFYPDPTIFKETVTFDYKWVVNYLRHQSYLTKGVYTSVYDERTKERQAFYFEGGIQSYVKHLNIGKEVVSDNVFYVERQVEDSGVEVAVQYNDSFVETVKPFANNVLTPDGGTHLVGFRAALTRVINEYARKNSLLKEKEENLSGDDIREGLTAIILVKLPDPQFEGQTKNKLGNPEVRRYVEQVMNEYFSYYLEENPDVAKKIVNKALLAARARKAARAARDNVLRKGALDGMGLPGKLWDCSSKSPADSEIYIVEGNSAAGSAKEGRDSKTQAILPLRGKVLNTERARLDKMFANKEIVAMIQAFGVGIGEQFDINGLRYHKIIIMTDADVDGSHIATLLLTFFFRYMREVVEGGYVYLAKPPLYSINKGQNKTYVYEPEELDQEVDKLIEDRRARGTTINPEDDRMKQAGVTVSRFKGLGEMDAEQLWETTMSPENRVLTQVRVEDAESADAIFTKLMGDEVSLRKSFIQNRAREADIEELDI; encoded by the coding sequence ATGGCTAAACAAAAAGCAGATGGCTCATATGATGGGTCACAGATTCAGGTACTAGAGGGCCTCGAACCGGTTCGTAAGCGTCCGGGTATGTATATTGGTAGCACCGGCTACGATGGTGTGCATCATCTTATCAAAGAAATTGCCGATAACTCTATCGACGAGGCGATTGCCGGATTCGCGTCGCGTGTCGACGTACGTATTCTTGAAGATGGGGGTATTACTATTACTGATGACGGACGCGGTATTCCAGTGGATAAGCATGCCAAAACAGGGCTCAGTACTCTTGAAACCGTTCTGACTGTGCTGCACGCTGGCGGTAAGTTCGGCGGCGGCGGCTATAAAGTTTCTTCTGGTCTACACGGTGTAGGTTCGAGCGTAGTTAATGCGCTTTCGACCAAGCTTGTGGCGGAAGTAGTCCAGAACGGACAGCTCTATCAGATAGAATTTGCGCAGGGCGCAACTGTTCAGCCGCTCAAAAAAATGGGCAAGACCGATCGCCCAACTGGTACAACGGTGACGTTTTACCCGGATCCAACTATTTTTAAAGAGACCGTGACGTTCGACTATAAATGGGTAGTGAACTATCTGCGTCACCAGTCGTATCTCACGAAAGGTGTCTACACCTCCGTGTATGACGAGCGCACCAAAGAGCGACAGGCATTTTACTTCGAGGGTGGTATTCAGAGCTACGTGAAGCATCTCAATATCGGTAAAGAAGTGGTGAGCGACAACGTCTTCTACGTCGAGAGGCAGGTAGAAGATTCCGGTGTCGAAGTGGCGGTGCAGTACAACGACAGCTTTGTCGAAACAGTGAAGCCATTTGCCAACAACGTGCTGACGCCAGATGGTGGCACGCACCTTGTCGGTTTTCGCGCAGCACTGACACGCGTGATCAATGAATATGCGCGAAAAAACAGCCTCCTCAAAGAAAAAGAAGAAAACCTGAGCGGTGATGATATCCGCGAGGGCCTGACGGCTATCATCCTTGTTAAGTTGCCAGATCCGCAGTTCGAAGGCCAGACCAAAAATAAGCTGGGAAATCCAGAGGTGCGTCGTTATGTCGAGCAGGTAATGAACGAATACTTCAGCTATTATCTGGAAGAAAATCCAGATGTTGCCAAGAAGATCGTCAACAAAGCGCTGCTTGCGGCTCGTGCGCGCAAGGCTGCTCGTGCGGCTCGTGACAACGTGCTGCGCAAAGGTGCACTCGACGGCATGGGGCTTCCGGGCAAGCTATGGGATTGCTCAAGCAAGAGTCCTGCAGATAGCGAAATATATATTGTAGAGGGTAACTCCGCGGCCGGTAGTGCAAAAGAAGGCCGTGACAGTAAGACGCAAGCTATCTTGCCACTTCGCGGTAAAGTACTTAACACCGAACGTGCGCGCCTTGATAAGATGTTTGCTAACAAAGAGATTGTAGCTATGATCCAGGCGTTTGGTGTGGGGATTGGTGAGCAGTTTGATATCAATGGGCTCCGGTACCATAAGATTATTATCATGACAGATGCCGATGTAGACGGTAGCCATATCGCGACACTGCTCCTGACGTTCTTTTTCCGCTATATGCGTGAGGTTGTCGAGGGTGGCTATGTCTATCTTGCGAAACCGCCGCTGTATAGTATCAACAAGGGTCAAAACAAGACTTACGTATATGAGCCCGAGGAGCTTGACCAAGAGGTTGATAAGCTGATCGAAGACCGCAGGGCGCGCGGTACAACTATCAACCCGGAAGACGACCGCATGAAACAAGCCGGCGTGACAGTCTCGCGCTTCAAGGGACTTGGCGAGATGGATGCGGAACAGCTATGGGAGACAACCATGAGTCCGGAGAATCGCGTTCTGACACAAGTCCGTGTCGAGGACGCTGAGTCAGCCGATGCAATTTTTACAAAATTGATGGGTGACGAAGTATCTCTTAGGAAGAGTTTTATTCAAAACCGGGCGCGCGAAGCTGATATAGAGGAGTTGGATATATAA